DNA from Planctomycetota bacterium:
TTTCTGGGGCGCGAGCCGATGAAGATGGGCCTCATCGACAAGAAGAAGATCGCCCGCGACGCCCGCAAATATCTGGACATGGTCGGGCTCGACATCGACCCGCGGACGATCGTCAGCACGCTGACGATCGGTCGCCAGCAGCTTGTCGAAATCGCCAAGGCGCTGTCGACGAACGCGCGGATACTGATCATGGACGAGCCGACGTCGTCGCTGAGCACGCACGAGACGCTGACGCTTTTCAAGGTGGTCAAGGATCTGCGGACGCGCGGCGTGAGCGTGATCTATATTTCGCATCGCTTGGGGGAAGTCTGCGAACTGGCGGATCGCGTCACCGTGCTGCGCGATGGGGAGAACGCCGGCGACCTGGACCGCGGCGAAATCAGTCACGACCGGATGGTGCGGCTGATGGTGGGAAGGGACGTGAGCCAGTTTTATCATCGCGAGCCGCACGAACCGGGCGAGGCGGTGCTGCGCGTCGAGCACCTGCGGACACCGGCGCACCCGGCTCACGCGCTGAGCTTCGAGGTGCGTGCGGGCGAGATCGTCGGCATGGCGGGGCTGGTCGGCGCGGGGCGGACGGAGATGATCGAAACGCTTTTCGGCGTGACCCCGGCCGTCGGCGGGTCGATCCGGATGGGCGGGCGATCGGTCGCCATTGAAAGCCCGATCGACGCCATCGCGTCGGGGATGGCGCTGGTGCCGGAGGATCGCAAGCAATGCGGGCTGGTGCTGGAGATGGCGGTTCGGACGAATTTGTCGCTGGCATCGCTCAAGCGTGATGCGAAGCGCGGTTTCCTGAACCGCGGCGCCGAAGGCGCGATCAGCCGGCGCATGATCGAGGCGATGCGGATCAAGACGCCGCACGATCGGCAGATGGTGCAGTATCTTTCGGGGGGCAATCAGCAGAAGGTGGTGCTGGGCAAATGGCTGGCGATGCGGCCGCGGCTACTGATCCTCGACGAGCCGACGCGCGGGATCGATGTCGGAGCGAAGGAGGAGATCTACAAGCTGATGCACGATCTGGCCGGTCAGGGCACGGCGATTCTGTTCGTGTCGAGCGAGATGGAGGAAGTGCTGAGTCTGTCGGATCGGACGCTCGTCATGCACGAAGGCCGGCTCACCGGCGAACTGAAGCGCGAGGAACTGAGCGAGGAAGCGGTGATGCATCTTGCGACGGGCGAAACCAAAGCGGCTTAAATCATGAAGAAACTTCTCGGCATTCTCGGCCTGCTCCTTGCGATCTGTCTGTACACCGCCGTATGCAGCGATCGATTTCTTTTGGTGGGCAACATTCAGAACCTCGTGCACCGCACGGCCCTGTTCGGCATCCTTTCGATCGGCGCGGCGTTCGTCATCATCACCGGCGGCATCGATCTGTCGATCGGGTCGATGGTCTGTCTCGTCGGCGTGACGCTGCCGTGGCTGCTCACACAGCATGGCT
Protein-coding regions in this window:
- a CDS encoding ATP-binding cassette domain-containing protein, whose protein sequence is MSEAARLQLSGITKRFPGVRALHNVSLTLGPGEVLALIGENGAGKSTLMKILAGVQKPDAGAMTIDGQRVEFNHVDDALSAGVSLIHQELNLADNLDVGANIFLGREPMKMGLIDKKKIARDARKYLDMVGLDIDPRTIVSTLTIGRQQLVEIAKALSTNARILIMDEPTSSLSTHETLTLFKVVKDLRTRGVSVIYISHRLGEVCELADRVTVLRDGENAGDLDRGEISHDRMVRLMVGRDVSQFYHREPHEPGEAVLRVEHLRTPAHPAHALSFEVRAGEIVGMAGLVGAGRTEMIETLFGVTPAVGGSIRMGGRSVAIESPIDAIASGMALVPEDRKQCGLVLEMAVRTNLSLASLKRDAKRGFLNRGAEGAISRRMIEAMRIKTPHDRQMVQYLSGGNQQKVVLGKWLAMRPRLLILDEPTRGIDVGAKEEIYKLMHDLAGQGTAILFVSSEMEEVLSLSDRTLVMHEGRLTGELKREELSEEAVMHLATGETKAA